A genome region from Deltaproteobacteria bacterium includes the following:
- a CDS encoding TetR/AcrR family transcriptional regulator: MDIPSLVEKRSGTVMRILEAAASVFSEVGFAGARVDEIADRAGVNKAMIYYHIGDKETLYAEVINNIIGNTAETISREIKDVQDPEEKLRIYIRTFARNVDNNPQVAPVMMREVASGGKHLPEVVARDIFRIVNMLREILKEGEEKGIFIETIPFLIHIMVVGAMITYKTWGPIRARYDWLPVAIKNLDDGISGNIVGEIEKLILKAVKK; the protein is encoded by the coding sequence ATGGATATTCCATCATTAGTGGAAAAAAGAAGCGGAACTGTCATGCGCATCCTTGAGGCCGCGGCAAGTGTCTTCTCGGAGGTCGGCTTCGCCGGGGCGCGGGTCGATGAGATTGCCGACCGCGCAGGCGTCAATAAAGCTATGATCTATTATCACATCGGCGACAAAGAAACACTCTATGCTGAAGTCATTAATAACATTATCGGCAACACCGCGGAGACGATTTCCCGTGAGATAAAAGATGTTCAAGACCCTGAGGAAAAACTGAGGATTTATATCCGTACCTTTGCCCGCAACGTCGACAATAATCCGCAGGTGGCCCCTGTCATGATGCGTGAAGTTGCCTCCGGCGGGAAGCACCTTCCTGAAGTAGTGGCGCGTGATATTTTTCGTATCGTGAATATGCTTAGGGAAATTCTCAAAGAGGGTGAAGAAAAGGGGATTTTTATAGAAACCATTCCCTTCCTCATACACATAATGGTTGTCGGGGCCATGATCACCTATAAAACCTGGGGGCCGATCAGGGCAAGGTATGACTGGCTTCCTGTAGCTATAAAGAATTTGGATGATGGAATATCCGGCAACATAGTCGGGGAGATCGAAAAACTCATCTTAAAGGCTGTGAAGAAGTGA